One Anastrepha obliqua isolate idAnaObli1 chromosome 6, idAnaObli1_1.0, whole genome shotgun sequence DNA window includes the following coding sequences:
- the LOC129250451 gene encoding uncharacterized protein K02A2.6-like, protein MKAVARSYVWWPNIDAEIELVVKRCSSCQQNRNDQPQTTTHHWESAKRPWSRLHVDFAGPFRGKLFFILIDSYSKWLEVTVVNSTSSAAAIKVLRQIFATHGLPDELVSDNGTAFTTEEFKNFMKNNLIRHIRSAPFHPSTNGQAERMVQSTKNYLKKAEPGINIDLSLARYLFNQHTTPHSTTNRSPAELLFNRELKTYFDKIQPHEIVYGKVTDPVSTKPFISGSPVWVRNHSTGPRWIEGLVENQTGPISYEVRLNDSRVIKRHQDQLRSRVASEDSDCEILSTEDVEASTIQSSDEVDSSTSGHVVETQSPGPSTNLQPVASSSPTPEEPRRSKRDRQAPQFYSASGC, encoded by the coding sequence ATGAAGGCCGTTGCTCGAAGTTATGTTTGGTGGCCGAACATCGATGCGGAAATCGAACTCGTTGTGAAGAGATGCAGTTCATGTCAGCAAAATCGCAACGATCAACCCCAAACAACAACGCACCACTGGGAATCTGCAAAACGTCCATGGTCCCGCCTGCATGTGGATTTCGCAGGTCCTTTTCGAGGCAAATTATTCTTCATACTCATCGACTCCTACTCTAAGTGGCTTGAAGTGACCGTCGTTAATTCAACTTCGTCAGCGGCCGCTATTAAGGTGTTACGCCAAATATTCGCCACGCATGGGCTACCTGATGAGCTCGTGTCGGACAACGGAACAGCTTTCACAACTGAGGAGTTTAAGAACTTTATGAAGAACAATCTAATTAGACATATCCGTTCTGCGCCGTTTCATCCTTCTACAAACGGGCAGGCGGAGCGAATGGTTCAAAgtaccaaaaattatttgaagaaaGCAGAGCCTGGCATAAACATCGATCTCAGCCTGGCTAGATATTTGTTCAACCAACACACCACCCCGCACTCAACAACGAACCGCTCGCCTGCAGAGCTACTGTTCAATCGTGAGCTGAAAACTTATTTCGACAAAATTCAACCTCACGAAATAGTTTACGGTAAGGTCACCGACCCTGTCAGTACTAAACCTTTTATTTCAGGCAGTCCAGTATGGGTTCGTAACCATTCGACGGGCCCGAGATGGATCGAGGGCCTGGTGGAAAATCAGACTGGGCCTATATCTTATGAGGTTCGGTTGAACGATTCTAGGGTCATCAAACGACATCAGGACCAGCTTCGTAGTCGGGTGGCATCAGAAGATTCCGACTGCGAAATACTGTCAACCGAAGACGTCGAAGCCAGCACAATCCAATCATCTGATGAAGTTGATTCAAGTACTTCTGGTCACGTCGTGGAGACTCAATCGCCAGGGCCATCAACGAATCTACAGCCTGTCGCCTCGTCATCGCCAACACCGGAAGAACCGCGCAGATCGAAGCGCGACCGACAGGCCCCACAATTCTACTCCGCCTCTGGGTGTTAA